Part of the Methylorubrum populi genome is shown below.
GTCCCACTTCTTGAGCACCGCCGGGAGCTTCTCGACGTCGATGTAGTCGGGGTTGACCAGCACCTTGCCGGGCGCGAGCGGCATGAACGACGAATCGATGTGCATCGGCTGCGGGCAGCGGCTCTCGATCTCGTGGATGCGGAAGCCGGGACCGAGATGGCGGCGCAGCCACTCGATGCCCATCAGGTTGGTCACGTTCGAGCGGGTCACGAACAGGTCGCGGCCGCAGCGGACGAAGTCGGCGGCGTCGAACACCGGCTCGAACTCGTTGACCGTGAACTGCATCGGCTCGCCGGCCTTCAGGTTCGGCACCCGATAGTCGTAGTTGTAGAGGTCGTCGGTGAGCTGCGGACGCGGCGCGGACGTCCACCGCGCGCCGGCCCGGAAGTACTCCTTGAACAGCGAGCGGTAGGCGTCGCCCTCGAAGTAGCGCGAGCGCCAGCACATCGGGCTCTCGATGATCTCGTCGCCGATCACGAGGTACGGGTCGCGCGGACAGGCGACGCAGAAGCCGCGGGAAGTCCAGCGCGGTGCCTTGAACTTCTTCGAGAAGTCGACCGGATCGGGACGGCGCACCTTCACGCCCTCGCCGGCCAGGATCGAGATGAAGTTGTCCAGCTCCTGCTGAGCCAGCTTCTTCATGAACTTCGGGTACTTCCAGCCGGAGGCGAAGCGGTAGAACGGCTGGGCTGCCCGCGGCAGGTTGAAGATCACGGTGAGGTGATGGGTCGGGATCGTGGCCCCGTCGAGCGAGCCGACGATCACCTCTTCCAGCGGATCCCACTCGTTCCAGGCCATCACCGGGCTGCGGGTGGCGGGCGAACGGCCTTCCACGTCGTGGCGGCCCTCGTAGCCCTGCGAAAATCCGTTCGCCGAGGCGTCGTCGATCAGGGCGGAATCCGCCGTGATCTGCGGCTCGCGATCCATTTGAGGCTCCCTAGAAGCGGCGTCTCGCGACAATCGTCGCCAGCGTCCACCGCGGGCGCCGCTTTGCTCCCCGGTGTGTCAATCGGGTGATAGACACGGCTGGGCAAAGCTGCAACCTGCCGGAACGCTTCCCGCCACCGGCTAAGCTTCGATGGTCGCTTCGGGTGGGATTTCGACAACACAAGCCTTCGCGATCATTCGAAAGAGGCTGATGAAGCGTCTCACAACACTGGCATCGATCGTTGGATTGGGCACGGCGCTCGCGCTGTTCCTGTCTTCCGGCGTGTCCGATGTCACGGCCGCGGTCGTGAGCGTGGGTTGGGGTACGCTCGCCGTCGTGCTCGCCCGCTACGCGGCGGTCGCCTGGGCCGGTCTCGGCTGGCACGCGGTGTTCCCTCGCGGCGCCGGGCCGACCCTGCGCGACTGCATCTCGCTGCGCTTCGTGCGCGAGGGCATCAACACGCTGCTGCCGGTGGCGCAGGTCGGCGGCGACCTCATCGGCGCGCGCCTGCTCACCCGCCGCGGCACGCCGGGCGGCATGGCCGGCGCCAGCATGTTCGTCGATCTGATGACCCAGGCGGTGACGCAACTCGTCTTCACCGTCGCCGGTCTTCTCCTGCTGATCCAGATCACCGGCGACGGCCCCCTGGTCCGCACGGTCGGGGGCGGCGTGCTGGTCGCGATCCCGGCGCTCGCCGCCTTCTACGTCATCCAGCGCCGCAGCGGTCACCGCCTGATCGAGGCGGCGCTCAGCCGCTTCGCTGCCGGCCGCGAGTGGCGGGCGCTCGGCGCGATCGACGTGCTCTACGAGAACCTGCGCCGGCTGTACGGCAACCGTGCCCGCGTCGGCGCGGCGCTGCTGATCCATCTCGCCGGCTGGGTCGCCGGCACCGTCGAGGTGTGGATCGCCCTCAACGCCATGGGCTACTCGATCAGCTTCCTCGACGCCCTGGTGATCGAGAGCCTCGCCCAGGCCGTGCGCGGCGCCGCCTTCGTCGTACCCGGCGCCATCGGCGCGCAGGAGGGCGGCCTGATCGCGCTCGGCGCCCTGTTCGGCATCCCGGCGGAGGCCGCGCTCGCCCTGTCCCTGGTCAAGCGCGTCGCCGATCTCGCCGTCGGCCTGCCGAGCCTCGCCCTGTGGAGCCTGATGGAGCGGAAGGTCTCGAGCTCGGCCGAGCCCGACGGCGCCGACGCGGTGCGCGCGGGACTCGGCGCGATCCGGGATCGGCTCGGCCGCCGTGCCGGGCCCGCCCCGCTCGCTCCGGCCTACGGCTTTCCCGCCCCCCGGACCCCGGCCGCCCTCTCCTCCGACAACGAAGCTGGAGCGCTCCAGAAGTGCGCCTGAACCGCCGCACCCTCCTCGCCGCCGCGATCGCCGCGATCGCCGTCACGGGAACGCCGCAGATCGTCCGCGCCGCCGAGGATCCGGCGGTCGAGCCGATCCGGCGG
Proteins encoded:
- a CDS encoding HpnL family protein → MKRLTTLASIVGLGTALALFLSSGVSDVTAAVVSVGWGTLAVVLARYAAVAWAGLGWHAVFPRGAGPTLRDCISLRFVREGINTLLPVAQVGGDLIGARLLTRRGTPGGMAGASMFVDLMTQAVTQLVFTVAGLLLLIQITGDGPLVRTVGGGVLVAIPALAAFYVIQRRSGHRLIEAALSRFAAGREWRALGAIDVLYENLRRLYGNRARVGAALLIHLAGWVAGTVEVWIALNAMGYSISFLDALVIESLAQAVRGAAFVVPGAIGAQEGGLIALGALFGIPAEAALALSLVKRVADLAVGLPSLALWSLMERKVSSSAEPDGADAVRAGLGAIRDRLGRRAGPAPLAPAYGFPAPRTPAALSSDNEAGALQKCA
- a CDS encoding amidinotransferase gives rise to the protein MDREPQITADSALIDDASANGFSQGYEGRHDVEGRSPATRSPVMAWNEWDPLEEVIVGSLDGATIPTHHLTVIFNLPRAAQPFYRFASGWKYPKFMKKLAQQELDNFISILAGEGVKVRRPDPVDFSKKFKAPRWTSRGFCVACPRDPYLVIGDEIIESPMCWRSRYFEGDAYRSLFKEYFRAGARWTSAPRPQLTDDLYNYDYRVPNLKAGEPMQFTVNEFEPVFDAADFVRCGRDLFVTRSNVTNLMGIEWLRRHLGPGFRIHEIESRCPQPMHIDSSFMPLAPGKVLVNPDYIDVEKLPAVLKKWDVLIAPRPDPVSGFMSKISMCSPWTSINVLAIDEKKIVVDQSQPTLIKALKDWGFDPIPAPFLSYGPFGGSFHCATLDVRRRGVLKSYF